From the genome of Geminicoccaceae bacterium:
CGATGCGCGCCTCGTGATCGTCGAGTCGATGATCGACGGGAATGCGGACGCCGCTCGCTTCCATCCTGCTGATGGTCGAGATTTCCTCGATCAGTTCGAGCCGGACGGCATCAATGCGCAGCTCAATCGACTGCCGTGTCAGGTCGAGCTTGCTGTCGAGCCGGGCGATCTGTTCGCGCATCGAAGCCATCTCGGTGCGCAACGAAGCCTGCTCGTTACGCATCGAAGCCATATCTTCGCGAAAGATGGCCTGTTCGGTGCGCATCGCAGCCTGTTCGGTGAGCACCCGCTCCAGCTGTCTGGCGATGAAGTTCAGATCGACCTTTTCCATGAGGCGCATTCTACCAGAAACGCCACACGGTGTGAAAGCGAACGAAGCTGCACGGAGGTGCGCCCATGAACCCGCTCGCCCTTTCCGGTCCGAACGAACGCCTGACACGCGCGGAGCTGATCGAAGCCTGCATGCTCGGTTTCGATCGCAAGGAAGATTACCGCCGATGGGTCGAGGGCGGCCGCCAGCCGCCCCCCGATTCCGAGCAATTGACTAGGGTTTCAACCCAGCGGCCATGCGTACCTGCCAAGATTTTCCCTTTAAACACATTTCGAAAGCTTCGACGGCTTGCCGGTCGGCTTCGGTCCTTTCTTCGAGCAACTGAAACGGGATCAGTTCCTTGCAACGGTTCACATACTTCTTGTGAAACTCGACAGCAAACCCGGCCGGATCAGGGTGGTTCTCGACATGTGCCTTGAGCAGATCAAGAACCAGCATCTCCAGAGCCTGCGTATAGGCGTACACCTCGTTAACCGTGACCGGCTTCTCGAAATCGAACATGACGAGTTTTCCTCTCGTTGGTTGGTGGAAATTCCATTGAGAGGAGAAGACTGGCCGGGGGTCAAATGTACTCCCGGCCGGTTCACCCGGGAGTACCGCCCATGAACCCGCTCGCCCTTTCCGGTCCGTTGACCGAGCCCGGCGCCTACCGGATGCCCGCCGCCGAATACCATGCCGATCCGGCGCCGCGTCCCTCGCTGTCCTCGTCGCTGGCCTCGATCCTGCTGGAGCGCTCGCCGGCCCATGCCGCCGCGAGGCATCCGCGCCTCACCGATCCTGTGGCGTTCGAGACCACCAAAAACATGGATTTCGGTTCGGCGATGCACGAGCTGCTGCTGGGCGGCGAGGTGCGGGTGGTGACGGTCAATGCGCCGGACTGGCGCACCAGGGCGGCACGGGCGAGCCGGGAGGAGATCAGGAAAGCCTGCGGCATCCCGGTGCTGGCGGGCGACTGGCCGCGCATGGCGCGGATGCTGGCCGCCGCCCGCGAGCAGCTGGCCCGTGCGGGCATGGCCTGGGCGTTTTCGCCGGCGCGCGGCATTTCCGAGGTCTCGGCCTTCTGGCAGGAGGAGGCGGCGGGCGCGCCGATCTGGGGCCGCGCCCGGTTCGACTGGATCGACCCGGAGGCCGGGCTGATCCTCGATTACAAGACGACCTCGATGCCGCTGTCGATGTGGAAGCGGCGGGCGCTGATGGAGCTTCCGGGCCGGGTGCAGCCGGCATGGTACCGGCGTGCGGCCGGGCGGCTGGGGGTGAAGCGGCCGCGCTTTGCCTTCGTCGTGCAGGAAACGGTCGAACCGTTCGGACTGATGGTCTTCGAGCCCGGCCCGCGCCTGCTCGAACGCGGCCGCGCGGACATCGATCACGCGGCGGCGAGCTGGTCGCGATGTCTCGGCCGGGGCGAATGGCCCGGCTACCCGGCGAAGGTCGAGACGATGGAGCCGCCGGCACCGCGCAAGCGGAGCAATCCGTTGCGCAAGGGGCGGCGCTGGGCCAAAAGCCGATGAATGATGTACCGAACTGCCTGAGCGGCGGCTTGCCGACCGTGACGCCGCAAAAACTGTTCGAGCTGATCGACGACTGCAAGCGGCGGGCGGCCATCCGCGGCCGCCTCCTCGGCCAGCCGAACGAGTGGGAATATCTGCAGGCCGCACTGGAGGAACTGCACCTGGCCCGCATTCAGGTCGGGCGGCTGGAACGGCACCTGCGGGCTTCCGCCCGCGATGCGAAGGCCGCATGAGCGCCAGCCCGTTCGGCGGACTGCCGTATTTCCGCAAGCTGTCGACCGGCTTCGGCCACCACCTCGTCGTGCGGATGCACGCCAGCGGAACGCTGCTCGTCGAGCATGGCGAGGAGATCGTCGGCTCGTTCACCGCCGTCGGCTGGTGCCAGCTCGACCGCCGCGAAGCCGCCGAACTCGCCCGCTGCCTGCTCGACTATCTCGCACTGCCGGAGGGGGATCATGATGGATGACGAACTCGACCTCGCCCGGGGGCTCGCCGATCCGGTCATCGCCGAACGTGCGGAGATGCTCGCGCTAAGCCTGATGGCCTACAGCGAACGCACGCTCGGGGAAAACGGCTGGTGCGGCCGTGGCGAGCGGCTGGTCCTGCTGGCCGCATTCTCCCGCTGTTTCGCCGGACTCTATGCCCTGCTTGCCTTCGATCATGGCGAACCGCCGGTATTGGCGGGCATCGCGGCCATGAAAAACACCGCGACCATTGCCGCACTGACCGAACAGCTCTGCGAAAACGCCTACCGCTGGCAGGCCGAGCGCAACGGGGCGAAGCTCCAATGAGCGACCGGCAAGCCTATGGCGAGGTGCAGGTCGCCGACATGTTCGGACTGACCGAGTTCCGGGACTTCGAAAGAGCGGTGAAAAGCGGCTTCATTCCCAAGCCGGATTTCGTGCTCGATGGCGGCAAGCGCCGATGGACGAACGCGAGCCTCGATCCGCTGTTGTCGAAGGACCGCGAGATGGTTGAATCGGCGGTACGGCAGAAGAATATCGAAAACAGAGTCCTATCCGGTGAAAACGCCCCACCTCCGCGTCCGAAAAAACAGCGACGGTAGCGCCCGCTACTACTGGGAGCCGTCGAAGAGCGTCGTCGAGATGGGTTTCCGTATGGTCCGCCTGTCGGACGAGAAGGCGCGGGCCATCCTCGAGGCGAAGGAACGCAACCTCGAGGTCGACGAATACCGGCACAGGATGGCGCGCGGCATGTTCGACGGCGCCAGGGCCGGCACCATCCGCGCGCTGATCGGCATGTACAAGGGGCATGACGACTATCTCCTGCTGGCGGAGGCGACGCGGCGCGACTATGCGAGCCGGCTGGAACTGATCGCGAAGAAGCTCGGCGACGCGCGGGTAGCGGATATCAATCCGTCGATCGTGCAGGCGCTCAAGCGGGCATTCTCGGCAACACCCTCGCAGGCGAACCATGTCTGCCGCGTGTTCCGGCTGCTGCTGAGCTTCGCCCGCCGGCAGGGCATGATCAGGGACAATCCGGCGATGGCGTTCCGCCAGTACAGGGAGCCGCCCCGGAGATCGGTCTGGAAACATGACGAGGAACAGCGTTTCCTCGATGTCTGCGGGCCGGAACTGGCGCTGGTCTACATGCTGGCGATCAACACCGCGCAGCGCCAGGGCGACATCCTGCGTCTGCCCTGGTCGGCCTGCCGCGACGGGCTGATCCTGCTCAGGCAGGAAAAGACCGGCGCCGAAGTCCATATCCCGGTCACGGCCCGGCTTGGCCGGCTGCTGGCAGGAACGCCGCGTGTGTCGCCGGTGATCTGCACCCGCAACGGCCGTCCGTGGCGGGCCGATCACTTCCGCCACATGTTCAAGGCGGCGATGGTCAGGGCACGGGTCGAGGGCCGCACCTTCCACGATCTGCGGCGCACGGCCGTTGTCCGTCTTGCCGAAGCGGGCTGTACGGTTCCCGAAATCGCCAGTCTCACCGGGCACCGGATCGACCGTACCGAGAAGATCATCGAGACCTACCTGCCGCGCAGCCGCCGGCTGGCGCAAACGGCCATCACCAAGCTCGAACTCTGGCGGCCTGAACAGGAATAGGCCGGCTTGTTTGACCGGCATTTGACACCCACTGCCGCGCCTTTCGCGCCACACGAACCCGAAATCATCAATCTGCGAGACACGAACCGGCGACGGTCGCCAACGGGCCGGCGGCTGGCATTCGTCCGGGCCGTTCGGGGTGAAAAATCCGCGGATCGATGAACGTCTGAACGGTTTTGTTGAACGCGAGTCAATTCAACCGACAGGAAGTCAACAAAATCAATGGGTTGAAGCAGGTTCGGAAGCAAAAAATCGACCGCCGCGGATGACAGGTCCCCGGGCCCCTGGTGCCGGGCATGGCCCATGACGGCATGAAAGGCCGTCATGGGCCGCTCCGATTCTCCGATCCCGGCCGGCCGGAGCCGGCCGGAGCCGGCCGGGAGGTTGTCACGCGATCACATAGAAATCGCCGGAATCGGTCAGCGACTGGATCATGGGCTCGGTCGAGGCGGTACTGCCTGCCGCCCCGCTGCCGGCGATCTGAGTCGAAATGGCGAGATCGAACTGATCGCCGCTGTCCGTCGTCAAGACTGCGTCGATGTCGACATCGTTGATGGCGTTCGGGTCGAGCCCGGTCAGTGTCACCGGCCCGAACTTCGGTCCCGTCGGCGAATCAGTGAATGCCGAGCTGTCGAGGGTCGTCTGGACGACACCGTTGACACTGATGTCTACAGAAACGATGTCGCTGATGTTGATGGAAGAGCTACTGAGACCGGCCGAAAGTTGGGAGAGATCGGTAATGATCTCGGCACCGCCCGTATTATCCATGGCATCGAGAGCTGTTTGATCGGTACCCGATCCAACTCCGAAAACATTGACCAACGCATTGATACCATTGGGATCTTGAAGATGGTTAATAGCATTGACAACAGAAGAGCTAGACGTCGAAGCATAACCATCAGAGGCGAAAAAAACCACATTGGTCGCCGTATCGACGTCGGGCTGATTTTCAAAATACTCTGCCGCTCTGACTAATGGAGAATAAAATGATGTTCCTCCGCCATCAGATAGGGAGTTTATTGCCGATACAGCATCAAAAATACCGTCACTATCTGCGTCGCCTCCAAGTTTTGTATCTGATAAAATTCTTGAAGAGGTCGCAAACGGTATCACGGCAAGATCGGATCCGGACAATCCATTGTCAATGAGTTGTTGGTTTAATTCGATAAATGCCAGTTTTTCCGCATCAAGGACTGTATCGCTCGAACCATCATTGTCGAGGTCAAGTATGTTATATTGGTCATCAACGGCGTAACTCCCAGTGCTACCCGAGACATCTATAACATAGGCTATATTGAAATTACTGGCGAGGAAACCGGATAACGAGAGCGACCCCGAAAGCTCGGCAGTATCATCGCTGGTAGAGGACTCGGTGGTGATCTGGACGGCCACCTCCTGGCCGTCGGGCAAGGTGACCGGCGTCGAGTCGACGGTCTGGGTCGTGTCGTCCGGCGTTGTCGGTGTGACTGGCGTTGGCGGCGTAACGGTCGAGTCATCCTCGATGGTCACGTCGATGACGGCGTCGTTGAAATCGCCGTCATAGTTGCGGGCGGTGGCGGCGAGGTCCTCGAAGGCGACGAGGGTGGAGCCGTCGCTGTCCGCTGCGGAGACGGCGTGTTGCGTGCCGTCGGCGTTGAGCCCGGCATTGGTGTGGAAGACGGGTGCGGTGATTTCGGTGCGGGTGCCGTCATCGGCGATGTGATAGAGCACCGGCGGGCTGGAATCGCCGGTATTGGCCGATCCGCCGCTGCCGTCCTCGAAGGCGAGGCTGCCCGTGGACAGGTCGACGCCGAGGCTGGCGCCATCCTGGATCATGAACAGGCCGATGGTCGTGCCGGAGGCGAAGGTGCCGAGATCGACGCTGTCGCCCGCGGTCAGCGGCCCGCCACCACGGTCCTCGCCATCGAGCGATTCGAACACCATCTTGGCCGGGCCGATGGTGCCGTCGCTGCCGATCTCGTAATATCCGAGTGAGTTCAGATAGCCCGCGTCTTCCTCGACAAAGGAAATGCTGATCTTCTGGCCGGCCGATGCGGTGAGATCGGCCGACGAGACACCGTTCACGAGCGACGAGTCGAGGGCGGTCTTCTCGTTAAGATTCGGTAACATGTGTCCATCCCCTAGTTATTATCGTTGGAATATGTACCAACCCGTATCTTGCTAGACAAAGTCGGTGCAGATTTCTCCCCCAGGATGAAGTAATTGATTTGGGAGATGAAGAATGATATGATCACTCAATTGTTGGGTGGAATGATTTCGTTTGGAAGTAAAAGATGGGCGCGCACGACTTTCGCGGTCAGTTGGGCTTGCGAACCGACACCGGTCTTGACATAGATGTGCTTGAGATGGGTACGGACGGTTCCGACCCGGATTCCCATTTCGTGGGCGGTTTCCTCGGCGGACCGGCCGGATGCGATCCGGCAGGCGATGTCCGTTTCGGTCGGGGTCAGCCCCAGCCAGTGACGCAAGTGGGGGGACGGGGGAATGGATCCGGCTTCCGCCGGAGCGATGATGAGGCCGGCCATGTCGCGATGACCTTCCGGATGGCTCCGGACCAGTGCCAGCAGGGTCCGGTTCATGCCGGAGTGGCCGAGCGAGAGATATTCGCAGCGGGGAGATCGGTTCCCGATCGCCGACCGGACGGTTGCCCGGAGTTGTCGCTGCTCGCTGGATGAATGGCAGGTGAGGCGTTCGTCGACGGACCGGATGACATCGCCCTGATCGATGATGGTGAGTGCGGCAGAGTTGGTATGGATAATCCGCAAATCACCATCGACAAAGGCTATCCCGATATTGAAAATTTCAAGAAAATTCAAAGAGATGCTTGACATTTCGCGTCAACTTTTACTTATAATCAAGTGAATATTCCATTATAGGAAATATCAATCTTAGACAAGTAAATCAAATGTTACCGAAATTGATTTGAGTGGATTTTTCGATAACTGTTCTACCCGGAAATGATTTTTGTGCGTCTGCGCCGGGTGCCCCGGACCGGTTTCGGCGCTCCTGCCTATTTGGCCTTGTTTGACCGTATCGGGTGGGTCAAACTCCCCCCCACAAGCCTGCAGGCACAGGCAGGGAATGAAATCAGGGAGTTGTTCCATGCGCGCCAAGTTTTCAGCGGCGACGGCCATTCTTGCGGCGATGACGGCAGCCGCATCGGCAGAGGACCTGACGATAGGTCTCGCCGCCGAGCCCAGTTCGATGGATCCGCACTACCACAATGTCGGTCCGAACAATGCCCTGACGCTGCATGTCTTCGACAGGCTGGTCGACCAGGACAACAACCAGAAGCTCGTGCCCGGCCTGGCGGTGTCGTGGAAGCCGATCGACGACCTAACTTGGGAATTCAGGCTGCGCGAGGGCGTGAAGTTCCACGACGGGACCGACTTCAACGCCGATGACGTGGTGTTCACCTTCGAGCGCGCTCCCAATGTGCCGAATTCACCGGCGAGCTTCGGTACTTACGCCAAGGGCAAGACGGTGGAGAAGGTCGACGACTACACCATCCACATCAGGACGGACGAACCCTATCCGCTGATGGCCAACGACGTGTCGACCATCCGCATCATTTCCGACTCGATCAGGGACATTGCCCAGACGGAGAAGTTCAATTCCGGTGAAGCGGCCATTGGCACCGGACCGTTCAAATACAGCGAATATGTGCCTGGCGATCACATCACCTTTGTCAGGAATGACGACTACTGGGGCGAAAAGCCCATCTGGGACAAGGTGACCTTCAAGCCGATCAAGGCGGGGCCGGCCCGCGTGGCGGCCCTGATGGCCGGCGACGTCGACGTGGTTTCCGAGGTGCCCACCACTGACATCGAGACCCTGAAGTCCAATGGCGATGTCGTGCTGTCGCAGGGAATATCGAACCGCGTGATCTATCTCCACCTGGATCACAAGCGGGACAATTCGCCATTCGTCAGGGCGAAGGATGGTGGTGAGATAAAGAACCCACTCAAGGATCTTCGCGTCCGGCAGGCGATTTCCAAGGCGATCAATCGCGACGCGATCGTCGAGCGGGTCATGGAAGGCGTGGCGCGACCGGCCGGCCAGCTCCTGCCGCAGGGCTTCTTCGGGGTCAGCGACAAGCTGTCGCCCGTTCCCTACGATCCCGACGGAGCGAAGGCGCTGCTTGAGGAGGCCGGCCATGGCGACGGTTTCTCGATGACCATCCACGGGCCCAACGGCCGCTACATCAACGATTCCAAGATCGCCGAGGCGATCGGCCAGATGCTCACGCGCGTCGGCATCGACATGAGCGTGGAAACGATACCGCCTGCCGTCTTCTTCAAGCGCGCGTCGAGCGGCGCTCCCGATGGCGAACCCGAATTTTCGTTCATCCTCGTCGGCTGGGGAGCCGGTACCGGTGAGGCATCCTCACCGCTCAAGGCGCTGATCCATACCTACGACAAGGACAAGGGGTATGGTGCGACCAATCGTGGCCGTTACTCCAATGCCGATGTCGATGCGCTGATCGAGGAGGCGCTGGCCACGGTGGATGACGACAGGCGCGCGGAGGTCCTTGCCGACGCCACGGAAATGGCGATCAACGATGTCGCCATCATTCCGCTGCACTATCAGGTCAACACCTGGGGCAGCCGGGCCGGACTCGCCTACGAGCCGCGCACCGACGAGTACACACTGGCGGTGAACGTGGTGAAACAGTAGTCGATGGGCGCTCCGTTCGTGATCGCGATCCCTGATGGCGGGCGGAGCTGACGCCGATGTCGGTATTCATCATCCGCCGTTTGCTGCAGAGCGCTGTCGTCGTCCTCGTGATGGCGGTGATCGTCTTCTTCGGGGTGTCCGTGATCGGCAATCCGGTCGATATCTTCATTTCGCCGGACATGGACCAGCAGGACATCGCCGAGGTGACGCGCGCGCTGGGGCTCGACCTGCCGCTCTGGCAGCAGTTCCTCATCTTCCTCAAGGGACTGGCCCAGGGCGACTGGGGCAAGAGCTTCGTCTTTGGCGAGCCGGCGCTGGGATTGATCCTCCAGCGCATGCCGGCCACCATGGAGCTCGCGTTTTCCGCCCTGTTCATGGCCATTGTCATCGGCCTTCCCCTCGGCCTCTACGCCGGTCTCAAGCCTGAAAGGCGGGTGTCGCAGATCATCATGGCGGGGTCGATTCTCGGCTTCTCCCTGCCGACCTTCTGGGTCGGCATCATGATCATCATGGTCTTTTCGGTGATGCTGGGCTGGCTGCCGTCGACGGGACGTGGCGAGACGGCCGATCTCTTCGGGATACCCGTGAGTTTTCTCACGCTCGACGGGCTGAGGCATCTGCTCCTGCCGGCCTTCAACCTGGCGCTGCTGAAGATCTCGCTGGTGATCCGGCTGACACGCGCGGGAACCCGCGAGGCCATGCTTCAGGATTATGTCAAATTTGCCCAAGCCAAGGGGCTGACCCAAAGTCGCATCGTTTTTGTTCACATCCTGAAGAATATCCTTATTCCCGTAATAACAGTGCTCGGTCTCGAATTCGGTTCGCTCATCGCCTTTTCCGTGGTCACCGAGACCATCTTCGCCTGGCCGGGCATGGGCAGGCTCCTGATCCAGTCGATCCAGCAGCTCGACCGTCCGGTGATCGTCGCCTATCTGATGATGATCGTCGGCCTGTTCGTCGTCATCAACCTCGTGGTCGACGTGATCTATTCACTGCTCGATCCCCGGGTACGGTTGCGGGATGCCGGCTCATGAGCACGACGTCGCTGGAGCGCGAAGCCGGTCCATTCACCCGCTTTGCCGCCGATTTCGTCGAAAGCCGGCTGGCTCTCCTGGGCCTGGTCATGCTGCTCGCCATCGTCGTGCT
Proteins encoded in this window:
- a CDS encoding tyrosine-type recombinase/integrase, whose protein sequence is MGFRMVRLSDEKARAILEAKERNLEVDEYRHRMARGMFDGARAGTIRALIGMYKGHDDYLLLAEATRRDYASRLELIAKKLGDARVADINPSIVQALKRAFSATPSQANHVCRVFRLLLSFARRQGMIRDNPAMAFRQYREPPRRSVWKHDEEQRFLDVCGPELALVYMLAINTAQRQGDILRLPWSACRDGLILLRQEKTGAEVHIPVTARLGRLLAGTPRVSPVICTRNGRPWRADHFRHMFKAAMVRARVEGRTFHDLRRTAVVRLAEAGCTVPEIASLTGHRIDRTEKIIETYLPRSRRLAQTAITKLELWRPEQE
- a CDS encoding helix-turn-helix transcriptional regulator; this translates as MNRTLLALVRSHPEGHRDMAGLIIAPAEAGSIPPSPHLRHWLGLTPTETDIACRIASGRSAEETAHEMGIRVGTVRTHLKHIYVKTGVGSQAQLTAKVVRAHLLLPNEIIPPNN
- a CDS encoding DUF4114 domain-containing protein, whose product is MLPNLNEKTALDSSLVNGVSSADLTASAGQKISISFVEEDAGYLNSLGYYEIGSDGTIGPAKMVFESLDGEDRGGGPLTAGDSVDLGTFASGTTIGLFMIQDGASLGVDLSTGSLAFEDGSGGSANTGDSSPPVLYHIADDGTRTEITAPVFHTNAGLNADGTQHAVSAADSDGSTLVAFEDLAATARNYDGDFNDAVIDVTIEDDSTVTPPTPVTPTTPDDTTQTVDSTPVTLPDGQEVAVQITTESSTSDDTAELSGSLSLSGFLASNFNIAYVIDVSGSTGSYAVDDQYNILDLDNDGSSDTVLDAEKLAFIELNQQLIDNGLSGSDLAVIPFATSSRILSDTKLGGDADSDGIFDAVSAINSLSDGGGTSFYSPLVRAAEYFENQPDVDTATNVVFFASDGYASTSSSSVVNAINHLQDPNGINALVNVFGVGSGTDQTALDAMDNTGGAEIITDLSQLSAGLSSSSINISDIVSVDISVNGVVQTTLDSSAFTDSPTGPKFGPVTLTGLDPNAINDVDIDAVLTTDSGDQFDLAISTQIAGSGAAGSTASTEPMIQSLTDSGDFYVIA
- a CDS encoding ABC transporter substrate-binding protein, whose translation is MRAKFSAATAILAAMTAAASAEDLTIGLAAEPSSMDPHYHNVGPNNALTLHVFDRLVDQDNNQKLVPGLAVSWKPIDDLTWEFRLREGVKFHDGTDFNADDVVFTFERAPNVPNSPASFGTYAKGKTVEKVDDYTIHIRTDEPYPLMANDVSTIRIISDSIRDIAQTEKFNSGEAAIGTGPFKYSEYVPGDHITFVRNDDYWGEKPIWDKVTFKPIKAGPARVAALMAGDVDVVSEVPTTDIETLKSNGDVVLSQGISNRVIYLHLDHKRDNSPFVRAKDGGEIKNPLKDLRVRQAISKAINRDAIVERVMEGVARPAGQLLPQGFFGVSDKLSPVPYDPDGAKALLEEAGHGDGFSMTIHGPNGRYINDSKIAEAIGQMLTRVGIDMSVETIPPAVFFKRASSGAPDGEPEFSFILVGWGAGTGEASSPLKALIHTYDKDKGYGATNRGRYSNADVDALIEEALATVDDDRRAEVLADATEMAINDVAIIPLHYQVNTWGSRAGLAYEPRTDEYTLAVNVVKQ
- a CDS encoding PD-(D/E)XK nuclease-like domain-containing protein; the protein is MNPLALSGPLTEPGAYRMPAAEYHADPAPRPSLSSSLASILLERSPAHAAARHPRLTDPVAFETTKNMDFGSAMHELLLGGEVRVVTVNAPDWRTRAARASREEIRKACGIPVLAGDWPRMARMLAAAREQLARAGMAWAFSPARGISEVSAFWQEEAAGAPIWGRARFDWIDPEAGLILDYKTTSMPLSMWKRRALMELPGRVQPAWYRRAAGRLGVKRPRFAFVVQETVEPFGLMVFEPGPRLLERGRADIDHAAASWSRCLGRGEWPGYPAKVETMEPPAPRKRSNPLRKGRRWAKSR
- a CDS encoding ABC transporter permease encodes the protein MSVFIIRRLLQSAVVVLVMAVIVFFGVSVIGNPVDIFISPDMDQQDIAEVTRALGLDLPLWQQFLIFLKGLAQGDWGKSFVFGEPALGLILQRMPATMELAFSALFMAIVIGLPLGLYAGLKPERRVSQIIMAGSILGFSLPTFWVGIMIIMVFSVMLGWLPSTGRGETADLFGIPVSFLTLDGLRHLLLPAFNLALLKISLVIRLTRAGTREAMLQDYVKFAQAKGLTQSRIVFVHILKNILIPVITVLGLEFGSLIAFSVVTETIFAWPGMGRLLIQSIQQLDRPVIVAYLMMIVGLFVVINLVVDVIYSLLDPRVRLRDAGS